One window from the genome of Streptococcus parasanguinis encodes:
- a CDS encoding RluA family pseudouridine synthase: protein MNYQFTIPQSFPQMTVKELLEDYFLIPRKIRHFLRTKKHVLVNGETINWQSPVQKGDQIQLIFDADDYPEKELPAGDPSLVEELYQDEHVIIVNKPEGMKTHANEPTEIALLNHVSSYVGSTCYVVHRLDKETSGAILFAKNPFILPILNRILEDKNIQREYWALIQGSLAQRTIVYKDKIGRDRHDRRKRLVDPRKGQYAETQVTQLKKIGRNSLVKCQLKTGRTHQIRVHLSHHGHPIVGDPLYNPARGERLMLHAHRLTFTNPLTLETIQVEAPSKSFEEGLKD from the coding sequence ATGAACTATCAATTTACCATTCCACAATCCTTTCCCCAGATGACTGTGAAAGAGTTGCTTGAGGACTACTTCCTCATTCCCCGTAAGATCCGGCATTTTTTACGAACCAAGAAACACGTCTTGGTCAATGGCGAGACCATCAACTGGCAGAGCCCCGTTCAAAAAGGAGACCAGATCCAGCTGATCTTTGACGCGGACGATTACCCTGAAAAAGAGCTCCCAGCCGGAGACCCGAGTCTGGTCGAAGAACTCTATCAGGATGAGCATGTCATCATCGTCAATAAGCCTGAAGGCATGAAAACCCATGCCAATGAGCCGACAGAAATTGCTCTTCTCAACCATGTTTCCAGCTATGTTGGATCCACCTGCTACGTCGTGCACCGGTTAGATAAGGAAACCAGCGGAGCGATTTTATTTGCTAAAAATCCTTTTATCCTGCCCATTCTCAACCGCATTTTAGAAGACAAAAACATCCAACGCGAGTACTGGGCCTTGATCCAAGGCAGCTTAGCACAAAGAACCATCGTCTACAAGGATAAAATCGGACGCGATCGCCACGATCGGCGCAAGCGCCTGGTCGATCCACGAAAAGGTCAGTATGCAGAAACTCAGGTGACGCAACTGAAAAAAATCGGGCGAAACAGCCTGGTCAAATGCCAGCTCAAGACGGGGCGCACCCATCAGATCCGGGTGCATCTCTCCCATCATGGGCACCCGATTGTCGGAGACCCTCTCTATAACCCTGCACGCGGAGAGCGACTCATGCTCCATGCTCACCGCTTGACCTTTACCAATCCATTAACCCTTGAAACCATCCAAGTCGAGGCCCCTTCCAAGAGTTTCGAAGAAGGGTTGAAAGACTAA